A part of Rhinoderma darwinii isolate aRhiDar2 chromosome 1, aRhiDar2.hap1, whole genome shotgun sequence genomic DNA contains:
- the LOC142647984 gene encoding olfactory receptor 13G1-like, with protein sequence MMSNNSLVSEFIILGLSTHPELETILFIVFLIIYTVALIGNLIIFMLSIIDSGLNTPMYFFLGFLSFLDICCTSATVPKMLTGYVTKSKVISYYGCVAQLFFFTWPMGVELMLLTVMAYDRYIAIRNPLRYSTIINRTACINVAIVITILGSLNSMTHTYCTFRLPYCDDNKINHFFCEIMPLLKLACADTYINEIVVFTADFILGICCFCLTCISYVFIINTILKIRSAEGKRKAFSTCASHITIVSMYYGAVIFTYIRPRSSLSLEKDKIVSALYAVITPTMNPIIYSLRNKEVKEAFKRTLNRLVQQRVQNTT encoded by the coding sequence ATGATGTCCAATAATTCCCTAGTGTCTGAATTTATTATTTTAGGCTTGTCTACCCATCCGGAATTGGAAACAATACTTTTCATTGTGTTTTTGATCATTTACACGGTGGCTTTGATTGGTAATTTAATTATCTTTATGCTCTCTATTATTGACTCTGGTCTTAACACACCTATGTACTTCTTCTTAGGATTTTTGTCCTTTCTAGACATCTGTTGTACATCAGCTACTGTTCCTAAGATGCTAACAGGCTATGTGACAAAATCTAAGGTGATTTCATATTATGGATGCGTTGCCCAATTATTCTTTTTCACTTGGCCCATGGGTGTTGAGCTTATGTTGCTTACAGTTATGGCTTATGACCGATACATTGCAATTCGAAATCCGTTGCGTTACTCAACCATTATCAATCGTACAGCCTGCATTAATGTAGCCATTGTAATCACAATTCTCGGCTCTCTGAATTCAATGACACATACATATTGCACCTTTCGGCTCCCATACTGTGATGATAACAAGATCAATCACTTTTTCTGTGAGATAATGCCTTTACTGAAACTTGCATGTGCAGACACCTACATAAATGAGATTGTGGTATTTACAGCCGATTTTATCCTTGGAATTTGCTGTTTTTGCCTAACCTGTATTTCTTATGTCTTTATTATTAACACAATACTGAAGATACGTTCTGCTGAAGGAAAACGCAAAGCCTTCTCTACTTGTGCCTCACACATAACAATTGTATCCATGTATTATGGGGCTGTTATTTTCACCTACATCCGCCCTCGGTCTAGTCTGTCTTTAGAGAAAGATAAAATAGTCTCTGCTCTATACGCTGTTATTACACCAACCATGAACCCTATAATATATAGCCTGAGGAATAAAGAGGTGAAGGAGGCATTCAAAAGGACCCTTAATAGACTGGTACAGCAAAGGGTTCAAAATACTACATAG